GATGGAGCCGCGGAACACGCAGTCGCCCACCAGCGCCATCCCCTGCCCCACCAGCGTCACGTGCCCCGGCGCGTGGCCGGGCGTGAAGCGCACCTCCAGCTCGCACTCCCCGAAGCGCACCGTGCCGCCGTCCGCCAGCTCGGCGTCCACCGGCGGCAGCGGGTCCAGCCGAAGGCCGAACATCTGCGCCTGCGCGGGCGCGTTGGCGTAGAGGGGCGCGTCGGCCGGGTGCATGTAGATGGGCGCGCCCGTCTCGCGCTTCGCCAGCGGCAGCCCGTCCACGTGGTCGATGTGCGCGTGGGTGAGGACGATGGCCTCCACCTTCGCGCCGCTGTCGCGCGCCGCGGCCAGCATCTGCGGCGTGGCGAAGCCGGGATCGACCAGGATGGCGGCGTTCGTGGCCTCGCAGATCACGAGGTAGCAGTTCTGCGCGAACGGGCCGCCGGTGAAGCCGCGGACAGTCGCGTGCCCCTTCGCCCCGCCTGCGGTCGGCGGGTGCGCGTCGCCCCCGGCCGATGGATGCTCAGCCACGCAGTGCCTCCAGCACCTCGCCCGCCCCGTGCGCGCCCGCGGCCGAGTACGCGATCCGGCCGTCCGTCCCCACGAGGAACGTAGCGCGGCTCACCTCGCCGTCGTCGCGCATCACGCCGAATGCGCGGGCGATCTCGCCGCTCTGGTCCACGATCAGCGGAAAGTCCAGCGTGTACTTGTCCACGAACTCGCGGTGGCTCTCGGCGCTGCCGGGGTTCACGCCGAAGCGCGCCACACCGGCCGCCTCGTAGTCCCGGCCTTCGTCGCGCGCGGCGCACATCTGCCGCGTGCAGCCAGGGGTGTCGTCCTGCGGGTAGAACATGAGGAGCACGGACTGCCTGCCGCGGAAGTCCGCCAGCGACACGGTGCCGCCGTCGCTGGTGCGCGCGGTGAAGGCGGGCGCCTGCTCGCCCACCGCGAGCGGCGTGGGGGTCTCGGCCATCCGGTCCTCCCGATCGTGTTGTGGGGTGGTGATTGAAGAATGGTGCGGAGCGTCCCAAAAGGCAACGGATCACGACGCCCACATCCGGGAAACGGCCCCAAGATGCTGGATTTCCGTCCTTGCGCCACTCCGTACGCCCGTCCGCACCGTGGCACCGAACGCACGCTGCGCAGAGCCCGCCGCCGTCCGGCCCTGCACCCTCGTCTTTCGACGCGGAGAAACGGTGGATGCACGGCAGCGGCTCCCGGCGGCGAGCAACATATCGGCGGATGCGAACCGGTGCCACCCCGCGCGCCACTGCCGATGCGGCGCAGGTCATCGGCCGATGGTCTTCGCGCCTCCCAACCGTCGTCCTGGCCTCACACGCAGATGGGCGGCTTCCCGCACGGGAAGCCGCCCATCTGCCGAACGTTGTTCCGCGCCGAGGGTCAGGCGCAGCCGCAGCCGACGGTCGTCGCCAGTCCCGCGCGCTCCAGCGCCTCTTCCTCCTGCGAGAGCGGACGCCAGCCGCCGGAGAGGTCGAGCATGCGGCGCAGGGAGCGCTCGGCGCGGACGCGGACTTCCTCGTCCAGCACCAGCTCGTGCTGCTGGTTGTCGAGGCACCAGGCCAGCTTGGCGAGCGTGTTCACCTTCATGTTGCCGCAGATGGCCGCGCCCGAGAGCGGCACCAGCGTCTTCTCCGGGAAGCGCTGCTTGAGCCGGTCGATCAGCCCGCGCTCCGTGCCGATGATGAGCTCGTCGTGCTCCTCGGCGATCTGCACCATCTTGCTGGTGGACGTCACGAAGTCCGCCTGCTCCAGCAGCTCGGCGCGCGCCTCGGGGTGGATGACGACCAGCGCGTTCGGGTGCTTCTTGCGCGCGGCGGCCAGCTCGTCGAGCACCAGGTCGTCGTGCACGTAGCAGTAGCCGTCCCAGGCCACGATGGAGCCCGGCTCCACCGGGCCGCTCTCGCTTCCGGCGACCACGTACGGGCGGCCGGTCTTCTCCGCCGTGTAGCGCGCCAGGTTGCGGTCGGGCACGAAGAGCACCGTCTGCTCCCGCGGCAGCGACTCCACGACCTGCACGGCGTTCGCCGACGTGCAGCAGATGTCGCTCTCCGCCTTCACCTCGGCGGTGGAGTTGACGTAGGCGACCACGGCCGCGTCCGGGTAGCGGCCCTTGAGCAGCCGCAGCGCATCTCCCGTGACGAAGTCCGCCATGGGGCAGCCGGCGCGCAGGTCCGGCATCAGCACCGTCTTCCCGGGCGAGAGGATCTTCGCCGTCTCGGCCATGAAGTGCACGCCGCAGAAGACGATCACGTCGGCGTCGGTGGCCGCGGCCTCCTGCGACAGGCCCAGCGAGTCGCCCAGGAAGTCGCTGACCTCCTGGATCTCCACGCGCTGGTAGTTGTGGCCGAGGATCACCGCGTTCCGCTCGGCCTTGCGCCGGCGGATGCGGTCCGCCAGCTCCTCGCGGGGCAGGCGGGCATATTCGAGCGGGGTGCGCAGAGCGTCGGAAATCTGGATCAAGGCAGCCTCCACGGGGTCCGAGTTCCGGCGCCGGACGGGCGCGTATGCCGGTTCAAGCGGCACAATGGTAACGGGTTCGTCCCCTTTGTACAACTGTTCCGGCCGGAATGTTCTCACAACGAGAGCGTTTCCGTTCTCGATTGGAGATCATTCCGGCCGAGTGGAGCTTCCGGATCAGTCCGCGAAGGGCTGGCGGGGGTCTGGCTCGCCGGGGATGCGGGTCACGCGCAGGCGGGCGGCCCACGTCTGCTTCCACGGCGCGGCGGGCCGGCGGCTGGCGGACAGGTCCACCAGCTCGATCTCGTATCCCTCGAAGCAGAACGAGCGCTCGTCGCCCGGCGCGGTGCCCAGGCGGAAGGCGTGCTCCCCATCTCCCGGCTTCCACGCCTTGCCCCAGCGGTACGTGCGCAGCAGCACCGAGGCCGCGTCGCCCGTCTGCATGCCCTCGGGCGGCGGGGGCTGCGATGGGTCGAAGTCCACCGAGAGCCAGACGTCCTCGATGGCCCGGATCCAGCCCTGGTGGAGCCAGAACGGGCGATCCAGCGAGGCGCCGATGCTCACGTCGAGGCTGGGATGTTCGAGCGACATGGGACGTTCTTTCCTGCGAAGTTCCAGGTGCGCACACACGCGGAGTGCGGCGGAGCAGTCATTTTCAACGCGGATCGCCGCGGATTCGCGTGCATCCCGCCACGGCCGAGCTCGGACGGAACGCATCTGCCGAAACGCCGGTCCGCCGTGTATCCACCGTCCACCGGATCGGCGCCGCGATGCCCGAGCGCCGGGCGTGGACAAGGGCTCGTCGCCCGCCGGCAGGCCGTCGCTTCCAGCGTCCTGTTTTGATCTATGACGTAGCATCGTATCAGAGGGCACCCAAACGCAAGGGGCCCGTGGGAACGATCCCACGGGCCCCCGCTCTGTTCGTGGTCCCGCCCGGCCGTGCCTACGCCGTGAACGAGCTGCCGCAGCCGCAGCCGCCGGTGGCGTTCGGGTTGTTGAACGTGAAGCCCGAGCCCTGGAAGGTGGAGACGTAGTCGATCTCCACGCCGGCCAGGTACTGGAGGCTGAACGGATCCACGAAGAGGCGGATGCCCTCGACTTCGAGGATCATGTCCTCCTCGCCGGCCTCGTCCTCGATGTTGAGGCCGTACTGGAAGCCCGAGCAGCCGCCGGGCAGCACGCCCACGCGCAGGCCCGCGCCTTCGCTGGCGCCCTGGTCTTCCATGTACTTGCGGACCTCGGCGGCGGCGGTCGCCGTGAGGCTCACCGGGCTGGTGCTGGTGGCGGTCTCGGTCTGCTGCATTGCTTCCCCCGCATGATGAGGTGAACGCGCGGGAATCGCGCGGAGACGGCGTAGCTATACACTTGCGGCGCAGCAGGTTCCGCATCGCTGCGCACACGTGCTGCATCTTCCGATGCTAAAGATACCGATTCCCGCCCCCGCGTCAATCGTTTCAGCCCTGAGGCGCCGCGGGGCCCAGGATCGCCTCCACGGCGTCCCACAGCGAATCGGCGACGGTGATGAAGTCCAGCTCGCGCGCCTCCTCGATCTCGCTCTCCGGGCTGCGGACGAGGATGGCGACGCCCCCGGCGCGCCGGGCCGGGATCACGTCACGCAGGCGGTCGCCCACGAAGTGCGAGCCCTCCAGCGACAGCCCGTGCTCCTTCGCCGCCCGCGCGAACATGGCGATGCCCGGCTTGCGGCAGCTGTCCTCGGGCGTCTCGTCCGGAGGCTCCGCGCAGTGGTACTCGGCGTCGAGCCGCGCGCCCTTCTCCGCCAGCAGCGCCTGGAGGCGGGCGTGCACCGCGGCGTACTGCTCCTCGGTGAAGTACCCGCGCCCGATGCCGGACTGGTTGGTGACGAGCAGCGCCGGCAGGCCGGCGGCGTTCAGCCGGGCGATCGCCTCGGCCGCGCGGGGCAGCAGCTCCACCCCGGCCGGGTCGGCCAGGTAGTGTCGGTCCACGATGATGGTGCCGTCGCGGTCCAGGAACACCGCGCGCCGCCCGCCCTGCCCCGCCGCGGCCTCGCTCATCCCGCGGTGATGTTGAAGCCCGCGTCCACGTACATCGTCTCGCCGGTGATGCCGGTGGACAGGTCCGATGCCAGGAACAGCGTGGTCGATCCCACCTCGCTGGGCTCCACGGTGCGCTTGAGCGGCGAGCGCTCGGCGGTGACCTTCATCAGGTCGCGGAAGTGCGCCACGCCCCGCGCCGCCAGCGTGTTGATGGCGCCGGCCGAGACGGCGTTCACGCGGATGTTGCGCTCGCCCAGGCCCACGGCCAGGTAGCGCACCGACGCTTCGAGCGACGCCTTGGCCACGCCCATCACGTTGTAGCCGGGGACCGCCTTCTGCGAGCCGTAGTACGTCATCGCCACGACGCTGCCGCCGCCGGTCATCAGCGGCGCCGCGGCGCGCGTGAGGGCCACCAGCGAGTACGCGCTGATGTCGTGCGCGGTGGAGAAGTCCTCGCGCGTGGTCTCCAGGAACGGGTTCGCCATCGCCGCCTTGGGCGCGAACGCGACCGAGTGGAGGAGGAAGTCCAGCTTCCCCCAGCGCTGCGCCAGGTCCGCGAACACGGCCTCGATCTGCTCGTCGCTCTGGACGTCGAGGTCCATGAGCCGCACGTCGCCCAGCTCGGACGTGGTCTTCCGCACGCGGTCGGCCATGGTCTCGCCCTGGTACGTGAAGGCGAGCTCCATCCCCGCCCCCGCGAGCGCCCGCGCGCACGCCCAGGCGATCGAGTTCTGGTTCGCGACACCCACGATGAGGCCCTTCTTGCCGGCGAGGAGGCCGGACAGCGCCGTATTCTCAGGCATTGCTCTGACTTTCGGGTT
This genomic interval from Longimicrobiaceae bacterium contains the following:
- a CDS encoding HAD family hydrolase encodes the protein MSEAAAGQGGRRAVFLDRDGTIIVDRHYLADPAGVELLPRAAEAIARLNAAGLPALLVTNQSGIGRGYFTEEQYAAVHARLQALLAEKGARLDAEYHCAEPPDETPEDSCRKPGIAMFARAAKEHGLSLEGSHFVGDRLRDVIPARRAGGVAILVRSPESEIEEARELDFITVADSLWDAVEAILGPAAPQG
- the nadA gene encoding quinolinate synthase NadA, with translation MIQISDALRTPLEYARLPREELADRIRRRKAERNAVILGHNYQRVEIQEVSDFLGDSLGLSQEAAATDADVIVFCGVHFMAETAKILSPGKTVLMPDLRAGCPMADFVTGDALRLLKGRYPDAAVVAYVNSTAEVKAESDICCTSANAVQVVESLPREQTVLFVPDRNLARYTAEKTGRPYVVAGSESGPVEPGSIVAWDGYCYVHDDLVLDELAAARKKHPNALVVIHPEARAELLEQADFVTSTSKMVQIAEEHDELIIGTERGLIDRLKQRFPEKTLVPLSGAAICGNMKVNTLAKLAWCLDNQQHELVLDEEVRVRAERSLRRMLDLSGGWRPLSQEEEALERAGLATTVGCGCA
- a CDS encoding enoyl-ACP reductase, with protein sequence MPENTALSGLLAGKKGLIVGVANQNSIAWACARALAGAGMELAFTYQGETMADRVRKTTSELGDVRLMDLDVQSDEQIEAVFADLAQRWGKLDFLLHSVAFAPKAAMANPFLETTREDFSTAHDISAYSLVALTRAAAPLMTGGGSVVAMTYYGSQKAVPGYNVMGVAKASLEASVRYLAVGLGERNIRVNAVSAGAINTLAARGVAHFRDLMKVTAERSPLKRTVEPSEVGSTTLFLASDLSTGITGETMYVDAGFNITAG
- a CDS encoding MBL fold metallo-hydrolase; its protein translation is MAEHPSAGGDAHPPTAGGAKGHATVRGFTGGPFAQNCYLVICEATNAAILVDPGFATPQMLAAARDSGAKVEAIVLTHAHIDHVDGLPLAKRETGAPIYMHPADAPLYANAPAQAQMFGLRLDPLPPVDAELADGGTVRFGECELEVRFTPGHAPGHVTLVGQGMALVGDCVFRGSIGRTDLPGGDYGTLIRSIRRRILTLGDETTLYNGHGPETTVGHERTTNPFLV
- a CDS encoding peroxiredoxin, with product MAETPTPLAVGEQAPAFTARTSDGGTVSLADFRGRQSVLLMFYPQDDTPGCTRQMCAARDEGRDYEAAGVARFGVNPGSAESHREFVDKYTLDFPLIVDQSGEIARAFGVMRDDGEVSRATFLVGTDGRIAYSAAGAHGAGEVLEALRG
- the erpA gene encoding iron-sulfur cluster insertion protein ErpA, with the protein product MQQTETATSTSPVSLTATAAAEVRKYMEDQGASEGAGLRVGVLPGGCSGFQYGLNIEDEAGEEDMILEVEGIRLFVDPFSLQYLAGVEIDYVSTFQGSGFTFNNPNATGGCGCGSSFTA